A single region of the Chelonoidis abingdonii isolate Lonesome George chromosome 23, CheloAbing_2.0, whole genome shotgun sequence genome encodes:
- the PHC2 gene encoding polyhomeotic-like protein 2 isoform X4, with product MTSGNGNSASTVAGAAPQNGENKPPQAIVKPQVLTHVIEGFVIQEGAEPFPVGRSSLLVGNLKKKYAQGLLAEKLPQQDNTTTTDSEMEEPYLQESKEEGNPPKLKCELCGRVDFAYKFKRSKRFCSMACAKRYNVGCTKRVGLFHPDRSKLQKPGAATHGRRRTCKGALPVLSKDTKKQTPVSLSTGSVPLSVTASLQLSRSQEDSSRCSDNSSYEEPLSPLSASSSTSRRRQGERDLELPDMHMRDLVGIGHHFLPSEPTKWNVEDVYEFIRSLPGCQEIAEEFRAQEIDGQALLLLKEDHLMSAMNIKLGPALKIYARISMLKDS from the exons ATGACATCAGGGAACGGAAACTCTGCCTCTACTGTCGCTGGCGCTGCCCCCCAGAATGGTGAGAATAAACCACCACAGGCCATTGTGAAACCCCAAGTCCTGACGCATGTTATCGAAGGGTTTGTGAtccaggagggggcagagccgtTCCCG GTGGGGCGCTCTTCACTGCTCGTGGGGAATCTCAAGAAGAAGTATGCCCAGGGCCTCCTGGCCGAGAAACTCCCACAGCAGGACAATACAACCACCACTGACTCTGAAATGGAGGAGCCCTATCTGCAAG AATCCAAAGAGGAGGGGAACCCCCCGAAGCTGAAATGTGAGCTCTGTGGCCGCGTTGACTTCGCCTACAAGTTCAAGAGGTCCAAGCGCTTCTGCTCCATGGCCTGTGCCAAGAG GTACAATGTGGGGTGCACGAAGCGGGTGGGGCTCTTCCACCCTGACCGCAGCAAGCTCCAGAAACCAGGGGCGGCCACGCACGGGCGCCGCCGCACCTGCAAGGGAGCCTTACCTGTCCTCAGCAAGGACACCAAGAAACAG ACGCCGGTGTCCCTCTCCACGGGGTCGGTGCCACTCTCTGTCACAGCCTCGCTCCAGCTCAGCCGCAGCCAGGAGGATTCCAGCCGCTGCTCTGATAACTCGAGCTATGAGGAGCCGCTGTCTCCCCTCTCGGCCAGTTCGTCCACCTCACGCCGGCGGCAGGGCGAGCGCGACCTGGAGCTGCCCGACATGCACATGCGGGACCTGGTGGGCATTGGGCACCACTTCCTGCCCAGCGAGCCCACCAAATGGAATGTGGAGGATGTCTATGAATTCATCCGCTCCTTGCCAG GGTGCCAGGAGATCGCGGAGGAGTTCCGTGCCCAGGAGATTGACGggcaggccctgctgctgctgaaggagGATCACCTCATGAGTGCCATGAACATCAAGCTGGGCCCAGCGCTGAAGATCTATGCCCGTATTAGCATGCTCAAGGACTCCTAG